From the genome of Astyanax mexicanus isolate ESR-SI-001 chromosome 3, AstMex3_surface, whole genome shotgun sequence:
AAAGTACTAGATATCATTGTGTGCATGTTTGAAGGTACAGAGTTTGGTTCAAAGTTTACATTTTTTCTGAACATTACCCAACACAGGGATATGCTCACAAAAACAACCtaaaataaaaccattaaaaaaatcacatttttagcaattatttaaaatctcttaaaataaaaatactaatgtGTGTTATGAAAAGGCTGACCATCTGGGCAAGGCAATTGACATGGTCACCACATGCTACTCTCAAACTTTTCTTGgaatgctttcacacctgccttgtttggtctgaaCTTCTGgccttttcagtttggtccaaaccaaaataggaGATCTGCAAGTTGTTGTGAACCACAGTTTGGACCACAGGACCAAAAGTAGGTTCTATTCTGGATCTATTAAACCAAATGCCGTGTACAAAAACTTTTCTAGATTGCTttaactttcagaccaattatagGAAGCTAAAGCAGGATTTCGTCACTCAACATGTGTAATATAGAGAGCTCACATAGGTAATAATGACAGGATGTAATAAAGCCCCCTATGTAGACGGTAAGTGCCACTGCAACCCCCACCCCCTCACCGTATTCTGACCAGAAATGGAAGGTTTTGCAACTTTTATCTGCAAGTTTTATTATCATACATAGCTTTTATATGTGGGCAAATTGGACTATAATGAATGGACATAACTGAAAATTGTATACAGGTCAGACAAAAACATGTAACATTTTTCTGTGCCCCTTTTACCCCCTAGCACTTTGTGCCTGCCATGACCCCCAGTTTGAGAACCGCTGCTTTAATGTACTAAATACTGTCATGCAATTGATTATAAACTAAAGGAATGTAGACACCCTTTTATACAtcttgataacatttgtataattATGTCTATTGGTTAAAGCGCTCATTAAGTTTGCGAACAATCCTGTTCTCCACTTCTTCCTTTGAGTTCCTCAGTTCGCTCAAGAGTTTCTTCAACTTCTTGTCCGTTTCTCTCATCTTTCGGTCAAGCTGCTCTGCTTCTGATTCCTCCTGCATCATCACCtgttttgtcctttttttctttgACTCTCTGGATTTTTGTTTCTTGTGCCTTGTTTCAGatgttttccatttttctttaGTTATGAGATGCAGAGGAGGACCGAGCTTCTCCACATCTGCTTTTAAATCCAGAATGTTCTTTTCCTTAAGCAGTTTCCACAGCTGGTCTGGCCTAAAAAGTTTAACCAGCTCTGAAACAGCCTCTGTGCGGTATTGGAGGCTCTGTCGTTGATGATGCTGCACATAGAACATTCCGTGACAGTGTAGAATCTTCTCAGCAAGGTTGTAGATGTTGTTTAGGCAGTCAGTAATTTGAGCAGCTATTCCCTTGATTGTTTCCACAGTCTTTACCCAATCTGATTTTTTCCTCCTTCCTATACGTATTCTGTAGCCTATGTAACCTAAAACTGCACCAACAACAGTCGTGTAGACTGGTATGTACCAGGAATCATCATTTGTAAGTAAATCCTGCAAAAATATTCCAAAGCAAAAGGCTGCAACGATTATTGAAACTGCATATACTGTAACAGCTTTGGTCAGTCTACTCTGTAGATGAAGTAACTCATCGGTCTTCTCCTTCAGCTGAGCGATAAACCCCTGGATTTCAGGCTGATGTTCTTCATTATGTTTTAGAAACTCATCACTGGTTTTCAGGAGCTTATGTAGAAGTTCTCTGTTACAAACAGAGACATAAACATATAAGATAATTATCCAATATTTAATAACTCAGCTTTAAACTGAGATGAATGAATAGTTGAGTATATATGCTAACCTCTCTTCAGCAGAGAAGCTTGGACGTCCTCCATCCATGCTGTCATCACTGTCAGGACTGTCATTCTTGATTCCCTTTGATGCCATGATTCAACAGAAAGATCTTCTGAAAGAATCATTCCTTCTGAACCTGATTGTAttgaaaaagtacaaaaaaagtacatttgtcAGGCCTATAACATATACTAGCAACCCCCTTTTTTGTATTACTCTAAGATATATTGTTTTATCTAAGTATTGTAAACTATAGTAACATTAGTTTAGTGCCTGTAGGAAACTACAGTAATTTATAACACCGTTGTAGTGTTCAATATTAAGATACAGTAATGTGTAGTACTTGGTGTAGTGTCCTGTTGTAAACTGTAGTAATATATAGTACTAATGTAGAGTTCTGTAGTAAGATATAGTAATGTGTAGTAATcatgtagtgtactgtagtaagCTATAGTAATGTGTAGTACTGATATAGAGTACTGTAGTAAGATATAGTAATGTGTAATACTGATGTAGAGTACTGTAGTAAGATATAGTAATGTGTAGTAATcatgtagtgtactgtagtaagCTATAGTAATGTGTAGTACTGATATAGAGTACTGTAGTAAGATATAGTAATGTGTAATACTGATGCAGAGTACTGTAGTAAGATATAGTAATGTGTAATACTGATGTAGAGTACTGTAGTAAGATATAGTAATATGTAGTAATcatgtagtgtactgtagtaagCTATAGTAACGTGTAATACTGGTTTAGTGTTCTGTAGTAAG
Proteins encoded in this window:
- the LOC111197588 gene encoding uncharacterized protein LOC111197588, with translation MASKGIKNDSPDSDDSMDGGRPSFSAEERELLHKLLKTSDEFLKHNEEHQPEIQGFIAQLKEKTDELLHLQSRLTKAVTVYAVSIIVAAFCFGIFLQDLLTNDDSWYIPVYTTVVGAVLGYIGYRIRIGRRKKSDWVKTVETIKGIAAQITDCLNNIYNLAEKILHCHGMFYVQHHQRQSLQYRTEAVSELVKLFRPDQLWKLLKEKNILDLKADVEKLGPPLHLITKEKWKTSETRHKKQKSRESKKKRTKQVMMQEESEAEQLDRKMRETDKKLKKLLSELRNSKEEVENRIVRKLNERFNQ